The window ACGTGGGCGCGGTGAGCGTCGGTACGAGATAGGCACCGCGCTCTTTGAAGAGCGCGATCGCTTCGTCGTCGAGCATGTGGCCGTGTTCGATCGAATTGACGCCCGCGCGCAGCGCGTTTTTGATGCCGCTCGTCCCGATCGCGTGCGCGGCGACCCGCATGTCGTGCGCGTGCGCCTCGAGGCAGGCCGCGGCCATCTCTTCCTCGGTGAGTTGTGCCGTGCCCGGAACGGCGCCTTTGGTGAGTACGCCCCCGGTCGCGATGAGTTTGATGCAATCGGCGCCGTGCCAGCGCTGCTCGCGCACGGCCTTGCGCGCGTCCCACGGTCCATCGACCGCGCGCCCGACGAACCAGCCGTGGCCGCCGGTCATGCAGAGAACGGTACCCGCGGCGCTGATGCGCGGCCCGGCGATGCTGCCGGCGTCGATCGCGTCGCGCAGATCGATCGAGATCTTTTCGGAGGCGCCGACGTCGCGCACCGTCGTGACGCCCGCGCGCAGCGACTTGCCGGCGTGTTCCACGGCGCGCAGCATGCGCTGCGTCGGCGTCGTGTTGCGATAGGCGCCCATCGTGTCGGCCTCGCCGCCCATCTCGAGATGCACGTGCGCGTTCACGAGCCCCGGCGTAACGCACGCCGCTTCGCGATCCGCCGCGCCGCCCGCATCGCGCAGCGCGACGATTTTGCCGTCGGCGATCTGGATGTCGACGTTGCGCCGCGGCGCATCGAGCGTCCCATCGTAAAACATTCCGGCACGTACGATCACGGTAAGCCTTTCATGCAGTGGTGGCGTCCTTCGACACGCCCCGTCCTTCGACAAGCTCTGTCCTTCGACAAGCTCAGGATGACAAAGGGGGTGCGCTGTTATGGTGAGGGTGTCGAAGTATGAGCGGTCGACAGTTCTAGGGCTTGGTAGGTTTTGCTGGTGA is drawn from Candidatus Baltobacteraceae bacterium and contains these coding sequences:
- a CDS encoding amidohydrolase family protein, with product MIVRAGMFYDGTLDAPRRNVDIQIADGKIVALRDAGGAADREAACVTPGLVNAHVHLEMGGEADTMGAYRNTTPTQRMLRAVEHAGKSLRAGVTTVRDVGASEKISIDLRDAIDAGSIAGPRISAAGTVLCMTGGHGWFVGRAVDGPWDARKAVREQRWHGADCIKLIATGGVLTKGAVPGTAQLTEEEMAAACLEAHAHDMRVAAHAIGTSGIKNALRAGVNSIEHGHMLDDEAIALFKERGAYLVPTLTAPTCILEHAHDGGQPDFVIRKATEINKHMLRNIKHAYDAGVKIAGGSDAGTPFNLHERYAYEVQLMHTMLGMTPQQALHAATSVAAELIGIHRGILAPGEPADLLLLDRDIAATLAPLDRPQAVLKAGTFVK